One Hordeum vulgare subsp. vulgare chromosome 4H, MorexV3_pseudomolecules_assembly, whole genome shotgun sequence DNA window includes the following coding sequences:
- the LOC123449290 gene encoding beta-hexosaminidase 2-like, whose product MAALPYLVLLVLLLRPTAAPAARVPPPSQPPPPQPHQKVFVWPKPTSISWPSVVYAPLTPTFSIRAVPPHPALRHAIAYYSRLIRAERHTPLVPPVNYTLARVAVRLLALSVSNAAVPLGPDVDESYTLSVPADSASADITAATPWGAIRGLETFSQLAWAGGGQAAGGQSIVPSGIEISDRPLFTHRGILLDTARNFYPVRDILHTIRAMAFNKLNVFHWHITDAQSFPIVLPTVPRLAHLGSYSPFMRYTDKDVRRIVNYAAAFGVRVIPEIDMPGHTGSWAGAYPEIVTCANKFWAPTASPALAAEPCTGQLNPLNPKAYRVAQDVLRDLSALFPDRFLHGGADEVNTACWEEDPVVRRFLSEGGTHDHLLELFVNATRPFMVHELNRTVVYWEDVLVGPKVMVGPTVLPKETTVLQTWNNGAGNTKRIVAAGYRAIVSSAAYYYLDCGHGGWVGNDSRYDKQEKEGDGAPLFNDPGGMGGSWCAPFKTWQRVYDYDILHGLTEEEANLVLGGEVALWSEQSDAAVLDGRLWPRAAAAAETLWSGNKGASGRKRYANATDRLNDWRHRMVARGIRAEPLQPLWCPLHPGMCNLSQ is encoded by the exons ATGGCCGCGCTGCCGTatctcgtcctcctcgtcctgctCCTCCGCCCAACGGCCGCACCCGCCGCTCGCGTGCCGCCGCCTTCGCAGCCTCCTCCGCCGCAGCCGCACCAGAAAGTGTTCGTCTGGCCCAAGCCGACGTCCATCTCGTGGCCGTCCGTCGTATACGCGCCGCTCACCCCGACCTTCAGCATCCGCGCGGTGCCGCCCCACCCGGCCCTCCGCCACGCGATCGCCTACTACAGCCGCCTCATCCGCGCCGAGCGCCACACGCCGCTGGTGCCCCCGGTCAATTACACGCTCGCTCGCGTCGCCGTCCGCCTCCTCGCGCTCTCCGTCTCCAACGCCGCAGTCCCGCTCGGCCCCGACGTCGACGAGTCCTACACGCTCTCCGTGCCCGCGGACTCGGCCTCCGCCGACATCACCGCGGCCACGCCCTGGGGCGCCATCCGCGGCCTCGAGACGTTCTCCCAGCTCGCATGGGCCGGCGGCGGCCAAGCTGCGGGCGGCCAGTCGATTGTCCCCAGCGGCATCGAGATCTCCGACCGCCCCCTCTTCACCCACCGTGGCATCCTTCTCGACACCGCCCGCAATTTCTATCCCGTCCGCGACATCCTCCACACCATCCGTGCCATGGCGTTCAACAAGCTCAACGTCTTCCACTGGCACATCACCGACGCCCAGTCCTTCCCCATCGTCCTCCCCACCGTCCCCAGGCTCGCCCACCTCGGCTCCTACTCCCCCTTCATGCGCTACACCGACAAGGACGTCCGCCGCATCGTCAACTACGCCGCCGCCTTCGGCGTCCGTGTCATCCCGGAGATCGACATGCCCG GGCACACAGGCTCGTGGGCGGGAGCGTACCCGGAGATCGTCACCTGCGCGAACAAATTCTGGGCGCCCACGGCGAGTCCGGCGCTggcggcggagccctgcacgGGGCAGCTAAACCCGCTGAACCCCAAGGCGTACCGCGTGGCGCAGGACGTTCTGCGCGACCTGTCGGCCCTGTTCCCGGACCGGTTCCTCCACGGCGGCGCCGACGAGGTGAACACGGCGTGCTGGGAGGAGGACCCCGTGGTGCGGCGGTTCCTGAGCGAAGGCGGCACGCACGACCACCTCCTGGAGCTGTTCGTGAACGCGACCCGGCCGTTCATGGTGCACGAGCTGAACCGCACGGTGGTGTACTGGGAGGACGTCCTGGTGGGGCCCAAGGTGATGGTGGGGCCGACGGTGCTGCCCAAGGAGACGACGGTGCTGCAGACGTGGAACAACGGCGCGGGGAACACGAAGCGGATCGTGGCCGCCGGGTACCGCGCCATCGTCTCCTCGGCGGCCTACTACTACCTGGACTGCGGGCACGGCGGGTGGGTCGGCAACGACAGCCGGTACgacaagcaggagaaggagggcgACGGCGCGCCGCTGTTCAACGACCCCGGGGGCATGGGCGGGTCGTGGTGCGCGCCGTTCAAGACTTGGCAGCGCGTGTACGACTACGACATCCTGCACGGGCTCACGGAGGAGGAGGCCAACCTGGTGCTGGGCGGCGAGGTGGCGCTGTGGTCGGAGCAGTcggacgccgccgtgctggacggCAGGCTGTGGCCgagggccgccgccgccgcggagaCGCTCTGGTCCGGGAACAAGGGCGCCAGCGGGAGGAAGCGCTACGCCAACGCCACGGACCGGCTCAACGACTGGAGGCACCGAATGGTGGCGCGCGGCATCCGCGCCGAGCCACTCCAGCCGCTGTGGTGCCCGCTGCACCCCGGCATGTGCAACCTCTCGCAGTAA